The genome window CTGATTCAGCAGTCGGATCATTCACAGGACATTGTCATTAAAGTGCCGGTTGCTGTTCCTTACCAGACCAATTGGGACGCACCGGAACAAGTGGAAGGCCAGATTTTGCATGAAGGGCAATATTATCAGATGAAAAGCCGACAGCTGATCAATGACACCATGTATGTGCATTGCGAGTACGACCAGGGAGCGCGTGAGCGTTTCAGTGACCTGGCTACCAAAATCAATGATCAGGTAACAGGCAATGCATCTAATCCACAGAAGGATTCACATTCGACCATCCTCAAAAATTTTGTAAAAGAATACATGTCCCAAGACAGGAAACATGTGTTTTATTTGCTTGAATGGGCACCCGCCCGCGAAGTTGCCGTTTCTTCGGTGCAACTTCATTTTTCAGAAAGACAATTTACAATTCCCTCGCCGCCACCCGATCTGGCTTAGTAATATCATTTCATTATCTCCTTTTTGACCGCATTTCATCAGAAATGCAGATGTCGGCTTTGAACCGAAATCAGCGCCTATATGCTGTTTTGGGCCATTGAACCAGGAGAAGAAATCTTTTACTAACAACAGATTTTCTTAAAAATGGCGCATATCACATTGCCCGACGAATCGCTTCCTGGGATCGTTGGCCTGTTTAATTTCCGTCCCGAAACGGCTTCTTCCCTTCGCTGGCTGGCAGACACCTTGTTACGGGGCGAATCCCCACTTACCAGCGGCGAACGCGAACTCATTGCCGCTTACGTTTCCCATCTGAACGACTGCCGGTTCTGCCACATGTCGCACGCCTCGGCTGCGATGGCGCATTTGTCGTGTGATCTCGACCAGATCGCAGATATCCGCAATGGTTTTCAGGAAATTCCGGTCACGCCTAAACTGCGCGCGCTACTCCAAATCGCTGCCAAAGTGCAGCAAAGCGGTAAGGAAGTTTCCGAAGAAGACGTTGCTGCGGCAAGAGCCGAAGGGGCCATTGACCGCGAGATTCATGACACGGTTTTGATCGCAGCGTCATTCTGCATGTTCAACCGCTACGTAGACGGATTGGGCACATGGGCGCCTCGGGAAAACGAAGATTACCGCGCAATGGGACAACGTATGGCCTTCAAGGGTTACATTCCTTCGGTTGAGCAAACAGCTGAATAATTTATCTAAACCATTTTCACTCAATAGCAATGCCACATATACCATTGCCGGAACATTTGCCGGGAATAACAGGTCTGCTCGAATACAATAAGGAAACCGCCGCGCCGATCCGTGCGCTAACGCAATTCCTTTTGCGCGGTGAATCCACATTAACACCCGGAGAAAGGGAGCTGATCGCGACCATCGTCTCGCACAACAATGCATGCAAGTTTTGCACTGCTGCACACACTGCCGCCGCTGATCTGCTGATCGGCAACACCGAAACCTGCGAAATCATGAAGCAGGACATTGACGCTGCGCCGGTAAGCGACAAAATGAAAGCACTATTAAAAATCGCCAGACAAGTGCAGATAAGCGGGAAGGCCGTAACGCCCGAAGCCATTGCAGCTGCGAAAGACAACAGTGCTACGGATCTCGAAATCCACGACACCGTGCTCATTGCCGCCTTGTTTTGCCTGTACAACCGCTATGTAGACGGAATGGCCACAATAGCGCCATCCAATCCTGATTTTTACCAAGGCCTCGGCCAGCGGCTGGTCGACCATGGCTATAACCGGCTGGCCAATGGATACGATCATTTGAAACAACAACAACCCTCTTAAATCTGACTCCTCTATGAAAAGAACTTTACTTTTGATGTTTTCAATCCTCTGCGTTTTGTTCATGCAAAATGCAAAGGCACAATCCACGCAGCTTTCGGGGCGCATTACGGATAACGGCACCCAAAAGCCACTTTCAGGCGTTTCTGTGTCGGTTAAGGGGAAAAATACAGGTGCTATCACGAACGGTGACGGCCTGTTTGAATTAAAAACCAATGTGCCTGCCACGCTGGTGATTTCGCTGATCGGTTATGCGCGTCAGGAAGTGGAAGTTGCTTCTGCGCAGGCTATTAATGTGAATCTTGTTCCGGCTGCGGAAGAGCTTAACCAGGTTGTGGTTTCGGCCTCACGGGTGGAAGAGAGCATATTACGTTCGCCGGTGAGCATTGAAAAAATGGACTCCCGAGCGGTGCAGCAAACACCTTCCGCCAATTATTTTGACGGGCTGGTCAATATGAAATCACTGGATATGGTTACCAGCAGCCTTACTTACAAGCAGATTAATACACGTGGATTCAACTCAACGGGTAACAGCCGTTTCCTGCAACTGGTGGATGGCGTTGATAACCAGCCTTCCGGACTTGGTTTTGCGATGGGAAATCTTTTTGGCCCGCATGACATCGATGTGGAAAGCGCAGAGCTGATTCCAGGCGCGGCATCCGCGTTGTATGGCCCTATTGCTTTTAACGGCATGCTCAATACACGCACCAAAAATCCATATGAATATCAGGGACTGAGCGCACAGACAAAATTCGGCGTCAACCACATTGGCGACGGAACGGGCATGGGAGCGAAACCCATGTATGACCTGGCCGTTCGTTATGCCAAAGCATTTAACAACAAGTTTGCCTTCAAAGCTGCTGCTTCCTACCTGAAAGGAACCGACTGGTATGCAAATGATTACACCGACATTGACCCGAACACACCAGCAGCAAACCGAGGCCCGATTAATCCCGGTAGAAACGCACTGAACATTTACGGTGACGAAGTCGCACAAACCATTCCGAGCATCGGCCGCGTTTCGCGCACAGGTTATGAAGAAAAAGATCTTGCGACTTACGGCGTTTACAGCCTGAAACTGCTCGGCGCATTGCATTACCGCATTACTGACAGGCTGGAAGCCATTTATCAGGGAAATTTTAATCAGGGAACGGCTCAATATACGGGTAGTAACCGCTTCGTGATCAATGATTTCAAATTCATTCAACATCGGTTAGAGTTAAGAGGCAGCAACTTTTACGTGCGCGCTTACTCCAATCAGGAACGCTCGACAAACTCTTACAACACCCGCGCGCTGGGTCAGCACATCAACAGGACCTGGGTGAAGGATCTGGCTGGAAATACAGTTTCGCCCGACAAAGCGGATGCAACCTGGTTTGAAAGATATACAGCTGCTTACAATGGCGCCATTGCCTCGGTAGGAAGCAAAGATCATTCACTTGCCCGCACTTTTGCGGATCAGGGCCGCATTCTGCCGGGATCCAGTGAATATGAATCGGCCAAAGACCGTCTGATCCAGACACGCGGACTGTCCGGAGCCGGAATTCTCAGCGAATGCAGCCTGCGTCATGTGGAAGGCATGTATGATTTTAGTTCAGCATTGAAATTTATCAACTTCCAGATAGGCGGCAATTACCGCAAATATTACCTGAATACAGGTGGGACGCTGTTTGATGATAAAGACAAAAACCTCACCAATGAGGAATACGGCGTTTTTGCTCAAGCATCCAAGTCGTTCTGGAAAGATGTTTTAAAGCTGACCGTTTCGGGCCGTTACGACAAGAATGAAAACTTCGACGGTCGTTTTACACCGCGCGCTTCGGCGGTGATTTCTCCAAATGAAAACCACCATTTCCGGGTTTCTTACCAAACCGGCTTCCGCAACCCTACCATTGGCGATCAATACATTAAGCTCAATGTAGGCCCGATCATCATTCTGGGTGGTGCGCCGGTGAACTCTGCCGGGCTCAATGCTTATGAAAACTCGGTGACCATCGCTTCTTTTGGTGCATTTGCAAGTGCATTCGGATCGGATATGGCGAAAGGAACACCATTTCCACAGGCAATTGCCAACAACAAAGACAAACTGGTGAAATCCAATGTTCCTTACATTAAGTCCGAAAAAGTGAAAAGCTACGAGATTGGTTATAAGGGGATTATTGCCAAAAAGCTTTTGTTTGACGTCAATTACTATTACAGCCAGTACACTGATTTTATGATCAATACGGTGGTGGCGAGAGCGAAATCGGATATCCTTTTGCCGGATGGGAAGGTGAACCCTGCGGCTGCTGCCGAATTGCTCGGAGCGGACCGACAGCTTTTCCAACTTTACACCAATGCGGCTGACAAAGTTTCCATCCAGGGCGTAAGTGCCGGGTTGACTTATTCACTGCCCAAAAACTACAAGATCAGCGCAAACACAACCTGGATCGATTTCAACATTGGCGATGCGGACCAAAACAACATTCCGGCTTTCAACACGCCTGAATGGAAAACCAACCTCATTTTGGGCAATTCAAAACTGACCGAGAAAATCGGCTTCAATGTGGCGTGGCACTGGCAGAGCAGCTTCGACTGGTATGGCACATTCACAGAAAACGCGCCTGGAAAAGTGAAAAGCTACAACCTCCTGGACGCGCAGATAAGCTATCGCATTCCGAGCCTGAAAACGATCGTGAAGCTGGGCGCGGCGAATCTGACAAACCAATACATTGTGCAAGCATACGGCTCTCCGGCGGTAGGCGGACTGTATTATGTAAGTCTCAATTTTGATCAGCTTTTCAGATAATAACGGCTGCTACGAACATGGAAACATTGGAATTGACTAATCTAGAAGAAAAGGGAACAGGCTCAAAATGGCTTGCATTTGGCTTGTGCGGAGTGAGTTACATGCTGAGCGGGACAGTTTCCACATTAATGTCGGTTTACCTGCCCGTGGCGATTCCCGAGCTGAAAGGGCAGGCCGTTTCGCAAGCCGAGCTGGGTGAGATCGGTGCTTATGTGAATGCCATATTCCTTTATGGCTGGATGGTTGGCGGTCTGCTGTTTGGTTTCGTGAGCGACCGCATCGGTCGTGTCAGATCACTGACATTGGTCATCGGCCTTTACGGAATTTCCACTTGCCTCGTTACCATTGTTCCGGATTGGTATAGTTTGCTGGCCTTGCGGTTCTTTGCGGGCATGGGCATAGGCGGGGTTTTGCTGCTCACAACAGTTTATATTTCGGAGAT of Dyadobacter chenhuakuii contains these proteins:
- a CDS encoding carboxymuconolactone decarboxylase family protein is translated as MAHITLPDESLPGIVGLFNFRPETASSLRWLADTLLRGESPLTSGERELIAAYVSHLNDCRFCHMSHASAAMAHLSCDLDQIADIRNGFQEIPVTPKLRALLQIAAKVQQSGKEVSEEDVAAARAEGAIDREIHDTVLIAASFCMFNRYVDGLGTWAPRENEDYRAMGQRMAFKGYIPSVEQTAE
- a CDS encoding carboxymuconolactone decarboxylase family protein, translating into MPHIPLPEHLPGITGLLEYNKETAAPIRALTQFLLRGESTLTPGERELIATIVSHNNACKFCTAAHTAAADLLIGNTETCEIMKQDIDAAPVSDKMKALLKIARQVQISGKAVTPEAIAAAKDNSATDLEIHDTVLIAALFCLYNRYVDGMATIAPSNPDFYQGLGQRLVDHGYNRLANGYDHLKQQQPS
- a CDS encoding TonB-dependent receptor, which encodes MKRTLLLMFSILCVLFMQNAKAQSTQLSGRITDNGTQKPLSGVSVSVKGKNTGAITNGDGLFELKTNVPATLVISLIGYARQEVEVASAQAINVNLVPAAEELNQVVVSASRVEESILRSPVSIEKMDSRAVQQTPSANYFDGLVNMKSLDMVTSSLTYKQINTRGFNSTGNSRFLQLVDGVDNQPSGLGFAMGNLFGPHDIDVESAELIPGAASALYGPIAFNGMLNTRTKNPYEYQGLSAQTKFGVNHIGDGTGMGAKPMYDLAVRYAKAFNNKFAFKAAASYLKGTDWYANDYTDIDPNTPAANRGPINPGRNALNIYGDEVAQTIPSIGRVSRTGYEEKDLATYGVYSLKLLGALHYRITDRLEAIYQGNFNQGTAQYTGSNRFVINDFKFIQHRLELRGSNFYVRAYSNQERSTNSYNTRALGQHINRTWVKDLAGNTVSPDKADATWFERYTAAYNGAIASVGSKDHSLARTFADQGRILPGSSEYESAKDRLIQTRGLSGAGILSECSLRHVEGMYDFSSALKFINFQIGGNYRKYYLNTGGTLFDDKDKNLTNEEYGVFAQASKSFWKDVLKLTVSGRYDKNENFDGRFTPRASAVISPNENHHFRVSYQTGFRNPTIGDQYIKLNVGPIIILGGAPVNSAGLNAYENSVTIASFGAFASAFGSDMAKGTPFPQAIANNKDKLVKSNVPYIKSEKVKSYEIGYKGIIAKKLLFDVNYYYSQYTDFMINTVVARAKSDILLPDGKVNPAAAAELLGADRQLFQLYTNAADKVSIQGVSAGLTYSLPKNYKISANTTWIDFNIGDADQNNIPAFNTPEWKTNLILGNSKLTEKIGFNVAWHWQSSFDWYGTFTENAPGKVKSYNLLDAQISYRIPSLKTIVKLGAANLTNQYIVQAYGSPAVGGLYYVSLNFDQLFR